From the genome of Muricauda sp. SCSIO 64092, one region includes:
- a CDS encoding condensation domain-containing protein — protein sequence MEYHIPFVLRLEGTLDRTLLADSLREIVSRHEVLRTVILSDEGVGHQEVLPSEDWALEYYDAVERSDVEGYLSLFLSRAFDLSKDYMLRVGLYRLGEAEHILAGAFHHIASDGWSNAILINEFVALYGSKKSGLPHGLPALGIQYSDYALWQREHISGSFLEEQLSYWEGHLKDVSVLTLPTDRPRSPQVDSSGGSLSFELPPDLSASIHGRCQEEGVTLFMFLLAAFKVLLYPVQRTERYMCGDVRCQQDTTGTRGAHRVLCQYFGTSQ from the coding sequence TTGGAATATCACATTCCCTTTGTCCTGCGCTTGGAAGGCACATTGGATCGCACCTTGTTAGCAGATTCTTTACGGGAGATAGTCTCCCGCCACGAGGTGTTGCGCACCGTTATCCTATCGGATGAGGGCGTGGGCCACCAAGAGGTCCTCCCATCGGAGGACTGGGCCTTGGAGTATTATGATGCCGTGGAGCGCTCGGATGTAGAGGGCTATCTCAGCCTGTTCCTTTCAAGGGCCTTTGACCTTTCCAAGGACTATATGTTACGGGTGGGACTGTACAGGTTGGGTGAAGCGGAACATATTTTGGCCGGGGCCTTCCACCACATAGCAAGTGATGGCTGGTCCAACGCCATACTCATCAATGAGTTCGTGGCACTATACGGTTCAAAGAAGTCCGGGCTTCCGCACGGGCTCCCCGCGCTTGGGATCCAGTATTCGGATTATGCCCTATGGCAACGGGAGCACATAAGCGGTTCGTTTTTAGAAGAACAGCTGTCCTATTGGGAGGGCCATCTTAAGGACGTTTCAGTTTTGACCTTACCGACGGATCGTCCCCGTAGCCCGCAGGTAGATAGTTCCGGTGGCAGCCTGTCCTTTGAACTGCCCCCCGATTTGAGCGCTTCGATCCATGGCCGTTGCCAGGAAGAGGGCGTTACCCTGTTCATGTTTTTGTTGGCGGCCTTCAAGGTACTGTTGTATCCGGTACAGCGGACAGAACGATATATGTGTGGGGACGTCCGTTGCCAACAGGACACAACAGGAACTCGAGGGGCTCATAGGGTTCTTTGTCAATACTTTGGCACTTCGCAGTGA